The following proteins are co-located in the Streptomyces sp. DT2A-34 genome:
- a CDS encoding RNA polymerase sigma factor, which produces MPESSERGRPVPHGSHTPAVPLIAYGTDSGEAADSALEAALPYASAAITLEVAPVQTQTLVQTDASTATGADSTEPDAEADVLVAVPPQSRVAHHPETEPEASPEPAEPPAEALDGAEAADAAEPVEAPLPARARADNSGPSSDLFRQYLREIGRIPLLTAAEEVELARRVEAGLFAEEKLSSTPDLESRLALDLDRLVVMGRMAKRRLIEANLRLVVSVAKRYVGRGLTMLDLVQEGNLGLIRAVEKFDYARGYKFSTYATWWIRQAMSRALADQARTIRVPVHVVELINRVVRVQRRMLQERGYEPTPEEVAAHLDLLPERVSEVLRLAQEPVSLHAPVGEEDDVALGDLIEDGDATSPVESAAFLLLREHLEAVLSTLGERERKVVQLRYGLADGRPRTLEEIGRIFGVTRERIRQIESKTLNKLRDHAFADQLRGYLD; this is translated from the coding sequence GTGCCTGAGTCCTCGGAGCGCGGCCGACCCGTTCCCCACGGGTCCCACACCCCCGCGGTTCCGCTCATCGCGTACGGGACGGACAGCGGCGAGGCCGCCGACTCCGCCCTCGAAGCAGCGCTGCCGTACGCCTCGGCAGCGATCACCCTGGAGGTCGCCCCCGTGCAGACCCAGACCCTCGTCCAGACCGACGCCAGTACCGCGACCGGCGCTGACAGCACCGAGCCGGATGCGGAGGCCGACGTTCTCGTCGCGGTGCCGCCGCAGAGCCGTGTCGCGCACCACCCCGAGACGGAGCCGGAGGCCTCGCCCGAGCCCGCTGAACCGCCCGCGGAGGCCCTGGACGGCGCCGAGGCCGCCGACGCCGCCGAGCCGGTCGAAGCGCCGTTGCCGGCCCGGGCCCGCGCCGACAACAGCGGTCCCTCCTCCGACCTGTTCCGCCAGTACCTGCGGGAGATCGGCCGTATCCCCCTCCTCACCGCGGCCGAGGAGGTCGAACTGGCCCGCCGCGTGGAGGCCGGCCTGTTCGCCGAGGAGAAGCTGAGCAGCACCCCCGATCTGGAGAGCCGGCTCGCCCTCGACCTGGACCGCCTGGTCGTCATGGGCCGGATGGCCAAGCGGCGGCTGATCGAGGCCAACCTGCGGCTCGTCGTGTCCGTGGCGAAGAGGTACGTCGGCCGCGGCCTGACCATGCTGGACCTCGTCCAGGAGGGGAACCTCGGCCTGATCCGGGCCGTGGAGAAGTTCGACTACGCCCGTGGCTACAAGTTCTCGACGTACGCCACCTGGTGGATCCGCCAGGCCATGTCCCGCGCCCTCGCCGACCAGGCCCGCACCATCCGCGTCCCGGTCCACGTCGTCGAGTTGATCAACCGGGTTGTCCGGGTCCAGCGCCGCATGCTGCAGGAACGCGGCTACGAACCGACGCCGGAAGAGGTGGCCGCCCACCTCGACCTCCTGCCCGAGCGCGTCAGCGAGGTCCTGCGCCTGGCCCAGGAACCGGTGTCCCTGCACGCCCCCGTGGGCGAGGAGGACGACGTGGCGCTCGGCGACCTCATCGAGGACGGCGACGCGACGTCCCCGGTCGAGTCGGCGGCGTTCCTGCTGCTCAGGGAGCACCTGGAGGCGGTCCTGTCGACGCTGGGGGAGCGGGAGCGGAAGGTCGTACAACTGAGGTACGGCCTGGCGGACGGCCGCCCCCGCACGTTGGAGGAGATAGGCCGCATCTTCGGCGTGACCAGGGAACGCATCCGCCAGATCGAGTCGAAGACCCTGAACAAACTGAGGGACCATGCATTTGCGGATCAGCTGAGGGGCTATCTGGACTGA
- a CDS encoding ABC transporter ATP-binding protein: MAGPMGRMMAGGGPDQHSLDFKVSGRRLVAQFQPERLTIYALLFCVVVSVGLSVAGPKILGEATDLVFAGIVGRQFEAGMTKEQVLASMRERGDSEIADMLRSTDFTPGEGIDFGAVGSVLLFALAVFVVAGLLMAVATRLVNRAVNRTMYRMREDVQAKLSRLPLSYFDKRQRGEVLSRATNDIDNIGQTLQQSMGQLINSVLTIIGVLAMMFWVSWLLALVALVTVPLSFMVATRVGKRSQPHFVQQWRSTGKLNAHVEEMYTGHTLVKVFGRQEQSAKQFAEQNEALYEAGFKAQFNSGIMQPLMLFVSNINYVLVAVVGGLRVASGSLSIGDVQAFIQYSRQFSMPLTQVASMANLVQSGVASAERVFELLDAEEQEADPVPGVRPEELRGRVALEGVSFRYDPEKPLIEDLSLTVEPGHTVAIVGPTGAGKTTLVNLLMRFYDVSSGRITLDGVDIARMSRDELRAGIGMVLQDTWLFGGTIAENIAYGASRDVNRGEIEEAARAAHADRFIRTLPDGYDTVIDDEGSGVSAGEKQLITIARAFLSDPVILVLDEATSSVDTRTEVLIQKAMAKLAHGRTSFVIAHRLSTIRDADTILVMENGSIVEQGAHGELLAADGAYARLYKAQFAQAVAEVD, from the coding sequence ATGGCCGGGCCGATGGGGCGGATGATGGCCGGCGGGGGCCCCGATCAGCACTCGCTGGACTTCAAGGTGTCGGGCAGGCGGCTGGTCGCCCAGTTCCAGCCCGAGCGGCTCACCATCTACGCGCTGCTGTTCTGCGTGGTGGTGAGTGTGGGGCTGTCGGTCGCCGGGCCGAAGATCCTCGGCGAGGCCACCGACCTGGTCTTCGCGGGCATCGTCGGGCGGCAGTTCGAGGCCGGGATGACCAAGGAGCAGGTTCTCGCGTCCATGCGGGAGCGCGGCGACAGCGAGATCGCCGACATGCTCCGCAGCACCGACTTCACGCCGGGCGAGGGCATCGACTTCGGCGCGGTGGGCAGCGTGCTGCTGTTCGCGCTCGCCGTGTTCGTCGTCGCCGGTCTGCTGATGGCGGTGGCGACGCGGCTGGTGAACCGGGCCGTGAACCGCACCATGTACCGGATGCGCGAGGACGTCCAGGCGAAGCTGTCGCGGCTGCCGCTGTCGTACTTCGACAAGCGGCAGCGCGGTGAGGTGCTGTCGCGGGCGACCAACGACATCGACAACATCGGGCAGACGCTGCAGCAGTCGATGGGCCAGCTCATCAACTCCGTGCTCACCATCATCGGTGTGCTGGCGATGATGTTCTGGGTGTCGTGGCTGCTGGCGCTGGTCGCGCTGGTGACCGTGCCGTTGTCGTTCATGGTCGCCACGCGCGTCGGCAAGCGGTCGCAGCCGCACTTCGTGCAGCAGTGGCGGTCGACCGGCAAGCTCAACGCGCACGTCGAGGAGATGTACACCGGGCACACGCTGGTGAAGGTGTTCGGGCGGCAGGAGCAGTCGGCCAAGCAGTTCGCCGAGCAGAACGAGGCGCTGTACGAGGCCGGGTTCAAGGCGCAGTTCAACAGCGGGATCATGCAGCCGCTGATGCTGTTCGTGTCGAACATCAACTATGTGCTCGTCGCGGTCGTCGGCGGTCTGCGGGTCGCGTCGGGCTCGCTGTCGATCGGTGACGTGCAGGCCTTCATCCAGTACTCGCGGCAGTTCTCGATGCCGCTGACGCAGGTCGCCTCGATGGCGAACCTCGTGCAGTCGGGTGTCGCGTCCGCCGAGCGGGTCTTCGAGCTCCTGGACGCGGAGGAGCAGGAGGCCGATCCCGTGCCGGGGGTGCGGCCGGAGGAGCTGCGGGGGCGGGTGGCGCTGGAGGGCGTGTCCTTCCGGTACGACCCCGAGAAGCCGCTGATCGAGGACCTGTCGCTGACGGTGGAACCCGGGCACACGGTCGCGATCGTCGGTCCGACGGGGGCCGGCAAGACGACGCTGGTGAACCTGCTGATGCGGTTCTACGACGTCTCGTCCGGACGCATCACCCTCGACGGGGTCGACATCGCGCGGATGTCCCGGGACGAACTGCGGGCCGGGATCGGGATGGTGCTGCAGGACACCTGGCTGTTCGGCGGCACGATCGCGGAGAACATCGCGTACGGGGCGTCCAGGGACGTGAACCGGGGGGAGATCGAGGAGGCGGCGCGGGCCGCTCACGCCGACCGGTTCATCCGTACGCTGCCCGACGGGTACGACACGGTGATCGACGACGAGGGCAGCGGGGTGAGCGCCGGTGAGAAGCAGCTCATCACCATCGCTCGGGCGTTCCTGTCCGACCCGGTGATCCTGGTGCTGGACGAGGCGACCTCGTCGGTCGACACCCGTACCGAGGTGCTGATCCAGAAGGCCATGGCCAAGCTGGCGCACGGGCGTACGTCGTTCGTCATCGCGCACCGTCTGTCGACGATCCGGGACGCGGACACGATCCTCGTCATGGAGAACGGGTCGATCGTGGAACAGGGCGCGCACGGGGAACTGTTGGCGGCCGACGGGGCTTATGCGCGGTTGTACAAGGCGCAGTTCGCGCAGGCGGTGGCCGAGGTCGACTGA